In Bacillus toyonensis BCT-7112, a single window of DNA contains:
- the yhbH gene encoding sporulation protein YhbH: MSEENQPNYTISQENWSLHRKGYDDQQRHQEKVQEAIKNNLPDLVTEESIVMSNGKDVVKIPIRSLDEYKIRYNYDKNKHVGQGTGDSKVGDVVARDGSGGQKQKGPGKGQGAGDAAGEDYYEAEVSILELEQAFFKELELPNLKRKEMDENRIEHIEFNDIRKTGLWGNIDKKRTMISAYKRNAMRGKASFHPIHQEDLKFRTWNEVLKPDSKAVVLAMMDTSGSMGIWEKYMARSFFFWMTRFLRTKYETVDIEFIAHHTEAKVVTEEEFFSKGESGGTICSSVYKKALELIDNKYSPDRYNIYPFHFSDGDNLTSDNARCVKLVEELMKKCNMFGYGEVNQYNRHSTLMSAYKNIKDENFRYYILKQKADVFHAMKSFFKEESGEKMA, from the coding sequence ATGAGCGAAGAAAATCAACCAAATTATACGATTTCACAGGAAAACTGGTCCCTCCATCGCAAAGGATATGACGACCAACAGCGCCATCAAGAAAAAGTACAAGAGGCAATTAAGAATAATTTACCCGATCTTGTAACAGAAGAAAGCATTGTTATGTCTAATGGCAAGGATGTTGTAAAAATACCAATTCGTTCTTTAGATGAATATAAGATTCGGTACAATTATGATAAAAACAAACACGTTGGGCAAGGAACTGGTGATAGCAAAGTTGGTGATGTCGTTGCGAGAGATGGATCAGGTGGTCAAAAGCAAAAAGGCCCAGGAAAAGGTCAAGGTGCAGGAGATGCAGCTGGAGAAGATTATTATGAAGCTGAAGTCTCTATTTTAGAATTAGAGCAAGCGTTTTTCAAAGAGCTAGAGCTTCCTAATTTAAAGAGAAAAGAAATGGATGAAAACCGGATTGAACATATTGAATTTAATGACATTAGAAAAACAGGACTATGGGGAAATATTGATAAGAAACGAACGATGATATCTGCATATAAACGAAATGCAATGCGTGGTAAAGCATCTTTCCATCCAATTCACCAAGAGGATTTAAAGTTCCGTACTTGGAATGAAGTGTTAAAGCCAGATTCAAAAGCTGTTGTATTAGCGATGATGGATACGAGTGGATCGATGGGAATATGGGAGAAGTATATGGCACGTAGCTTCTTTTTCTGGATGACAAGATTTTTACGTACAAAGTATGAAACAGTTGATATTGAATTTATTGCTCATCATACAGAAGCGAAAGTTGTTACAGAAGAAGAATTTTTCTCAAAAGGAGAAAGTGGCGGAACGATATGTTCTTCCGTGTATAAAAAGGCATTAGAGCTTATCGATAATAAATATTCACCAGACCGCTATAATATTTATCCATTCCATTTTTCAGACGGTGATAATTTAACATCAGATAATGCGAGATGTGTAAAGCTTGTTGAGGAGCTGATGAAGAAATGTAATATGTTTGGGTATGGGGAAGTGAATCAGTACAACCGCCATAGTACGCTTATGTCAGCCTATAAAAATATTAAAGATGAGAACTTTAGATATTATATTTTAAAGCAAAAAGCAGACGTATTCCATGCGATGAAGAGCTTTTTTAAAGAAGAATCAGGAGAGAAAATGGCATAA
- a CDS encoding leucine-rich repeat domain-containing protein translates to MIIAAALSLPFAVYSKPALAAVAIEANKTGQGLEDGTYDAVIKAYKDKTNEESMAAVYIKDPKLTIENGKKIVTATLSDSDFFQYLKTEDIHTPGVFHDVKVISEDKKKNGTKVIQFEVGELGKRYNMKMHIYIPTMAYDNKYQVQFEVNALNLENNAPEKENKEHKVEQQDESGNVILDKQLQRHINKHNLNRENINDPITKEDLLKIKTLSIYSGEGINEIAGLEHMTNLEKLTLRESNVTDISAISKLRDLKYVDLTSNPIKNIHPIEQLENINMLFLRDNKISDLTPLSKMKKIKTLDLVGNNIEDIQPLFTLSTMKQLYLANNQISDLTGINQLSNVELLWIGNNKISNVESISKMSNLIELEIADSEIKDISPLSKLGKLQVLNLEENYISDISPLSNLTDLHEMNLGANEIADVRPVEELGKRISIDIQRQKIFLGEASVDEEIQIPIYNLKGEPLQNINLKSEGAILNNGFIKWNSPGEKTYEFRLDTSSGESKIRFNGMVVQKIVEKQKESQNVILDKHLQQHINKENLGRENLNAPITKEDLLQIKTLEILKEKGKEIKDVTGLEYMTNLENLTLEGVGLKNIEFISNLKQLNIVNVSHNQIEDITPLSSLKNLQWLNLADNHIKDVTVIGSMLDLLSLNLAGNEICDVRPLIQLGQWFSIDVGRQTIILDEAKVNEEIQVPVYDLEGEAIDNIKMTGEGGTLNNGVIKWSTPGEKVYKFDLDSDEISISFNGTVIQNIVEKEEVTEPVKEVEETKEEVKEPVKEVEETKEEVKEPVKEVEETKEEVKEPVKEVEETKEEVKEPVKEVEETKEEVKEPVKEVEGTKEEVKEPVKEVEGTKEEVKEPVKEVEETKEEVKEPVKEVEETKEEVKEPIKEVEETKEEVKEPVKEVEGTKEEVKEPVKEVEGTKEEVKESTTGLNQEPKGDNQVGPVKVVGQESTQEKVSNKQQVNKQEENQKSLAATGSQANTSSLLSGLAFVLSALSMFVFRKRVFKK, encoded by the coding sequence ATGATTATAGCGGCGGCGTTATCACTTCCATTTGCTGTGTATTCGAAACCTGCTTTAGCGGCGGTAGCAATTGAGGCGAATAAAACGGGACAAGGTTTAGAAGATGGTACATATGACGCTGTTATTAAAGCATATAAAGATAAAACGAATGAAGAGTCTATGGCAGCTGTTTATATAAAGGATCCGAAATTAACAATTGAGAATGGAAAGAAAATTGTAACAGCAACGTTAAGTGATAGCGATTTCTTCCAATACTTGAAAACAGAGGATATTCATACTCCTGGTGTGTTTCATGATGTAAAGGTTATATCAGAAGACAAAAAGAAAAATGGAACGAAGGTTATTCAATTTGAAGTTGGGGAATTGGGAAAAAGATATAATATGAAAATGCATATTTATATTCCAACGATGGCCTATGATAATAAATATCAAGTGCAGTTTGAAGTAAATGCTTTAAATTTAGAAAACAATGCTCCAGAAAAGGAAAATAAAGAGCATAAAGTGGAACAACAAGATGAAAGCGGAAATGTAATATTAGATAAGCAATTACAAAGGCATATTAATAAACATAATTTAAATAGAGAAAATATAAATGATCCAATAACTAAGGAAGATTTATTAAAGATTAAAACATTATCCATTTATTCAGGTGAAGGAATAAATGAAATAGCTGGTTTAGAACATATGACAAATTTAGAGAAGTTGACGTTAAGAGAATCTAATGTAACAGATATATCAGCCATCTCGAAACTGAGAGATTTGAAGTACGTAGATTTAACTTCTAATCCAATTAAAAATATTCATCCAATTGAGCAGTTAGAGAATATTAATATGCTTTTTTTAAGAGATAATAAAATTTCTGATCTTACACCATTAAGTAAAATGAAAAAAATTAAAACATTAGATTTAGTTGGTAATAACATTGAAGACATCCAGCCATTATTTACATTATCAACTATGAAACAGTTATACTTAGCCAATAATCAAATCAGTGATCTTACTGGAATTAACCAATTAAGTAATGTGGAACTATTATGGATAGGGAACAATAAAATTAGTAATGTTGAATCTATTAGTAAAATGAGTAATCTTATTGAACTAGAAATTGCTGATAGTGAAATAAAAGATATATCACCATTATCTAAATTAGGAAAATTACAAGTACTGAATTTAGAAGAGAATTATATCTCTGATATATCACCGCTGAGTAATTTAACAGATTTACATGAGATGAACCTAGGAGCGAATGAAATTGCTGACGTAAGGCCTGTTGAGGAATTGGGTAAGCGAATTTCAATTGATATTCAACGACAAAAAATCTTTTTAGGTGAAGCAAGCGTAGATGAAGAAATACAAATTCCAATATACAATCTTAAAGGGGAGCCACTTCAAAATATCAATTTAAAAAGTGAGGGGGCCATTCTGAATAATGGATTTATAAAATGGAATAGTCCTGGAGAAAAAACATATGAATTTAGATTAGATACAAGCTCTGGTGAAAGTAAAATAAGATTTAATGGGATGGTTGTCCAGAAAATAGTTGAAAAACAAAAAGAAAGTCAAAATGTAATCCTGGATAAACATTTACAACAACATATTAATAAAGAGAATTTAGGTAGAGAGAATTTAAACGCTCCTATAACAAAAGAAGATTTATTACAGATTAAAACATTAGAGATACTTAAAGAAAAAGGAAAAGAGATAAAAGATGTAACAGGTTTAGAGTACATGACGAACTTAGAAAACCTCACTTTAGAAGGAGTAGGCTTGAAAAATATTGAGTTCATCTCAAATTTGAAACAATTAAATATTGTGAATGTATCTCATAATCAAATTGAAGATATAACACCGTTATCTTCATTAAAAAACTTACAGTGGTTAAATCTTGCAGACAATCATATTAAAGATGTAACGGTTATTGGTTCAATGCTGGACTTACTTAGCTTGAATTTAGCAGGGAATGAGATTTGTGATGTAAGACCGCTAATACAATTAGGGCAGTGGTTTTCAATTGATGTCGGGAGACAAACAATCATTTTAGATGAAGCAAAAGTAAATGAAGAAATTCAAGTTCCTGTATATGACTTAGAAGGAGAAGCTATTGACAATATCAAAATGACAGGTGAGGGCGGAACGCTTAATAACGGAGTAATAAAATGGAGTACCCCAGGTGAAAAGGTATATAAATTTGATTTAGATTCTGATGAAATTAGTATAAGTTTTAACGGAACGGTAATCCAAAATATAGTTGAAAAAGAAGAAGTGACAGAACCGGTAAAAGAAGTTGAAGAAACGAAAGAAGAAGTAAAAGAACCGGTAAAAGAAGTTGAAGAAACGAAAGAAGAAGTAAAAGAGCCAGTAAAAGAAGTTGAAGAAACGAAAGAAGAAGTAAAAGAGCCGGTAAAAGAAGTTGAAGAAACGAAAGAAGAAGTAAAAGAGCCGGTAAAAGAAGTTGAAGAAACGAAAGAAGAAGTAAAAGAACCGGTAAAAGAAGTTGAAGGTACAAAAGAAGAAGTGAAAGAACCAGTAAAAGAAGTTGAAGGTACAAAAGAAGAAGTGAAAGAACCAGTAAAAGAAGTTGAAGAAACAAAAGAAGAAGTAAAAGAGCCAGTAAAAGAAGTTGAAGAAACAAAAGAAGAAGTAAAAGAGCCGATAAAAGAAGTTGAAGAAACGAAAGAAGAAGTAAAAGAGCCAGTAAAAGAAGTTGAAGGTACAAAAGAAGAAGTGAAAGAACCAGTAAAAGAAGTTGAAGGTACAAAAGAAGAGGTAAAAGAATCAACAACTGGATTGAATCAAGAGCCAAAAGGGGATAATCAAGTTGGGCCGGTGAAGGTGGTAGGACAAGAGAGTACGCAAGAAAAAGTTTCAAATAAGCAACAAGTTAATAAGCAAGAGGAAAATCAGAAGTCTTTAGCAGCAACTGGTAGTCAAGCTAACACATCGAGTTTACTTTCTGGATTAGCATTTGTTCTTTCAGCATTAAGTATGTTTGTATTTAGAAAGAGAGTATTTAAGAAATAA
- the colA gene encoding collagenase ColA, with the protein MNKKSKINKMMLSISTMALSLGAIQTNVSAEEKVPYNVLHSKPVGIEKPVDEIGHVSKAEETLSFQERLKVGDFSQRPASITRNLAVKQAKDSYSMADLNKMNDQELVETLGSIKWHQITDLFQFNEDAKAFYKDNGKMQVIIDELAHRGSTFTKDDSKGIQTFTEVLRSAFYLAFYNNELSALNERSFQDKCLPALKAIAKNPNFKLGTNEQDTVVSAYGKLISNASSDVETVQYASNILKQYNDNFNAYVDDRMKGQAVYDMMQGIDYDIQSYLNEARKEANETMWYGKVDGFINEINRIALLNEVTSENKWLVNNGIYFASRLGKFHSNPNKGLEVVTQAMHMYPRLSEPYFVAVEQITTNYNGKDYSGNTVDLEKIRKEGKEQYLPKTYTFDDGSIVFKTGDKVSEEKIKRLYWAAKEVKAQYHRVIGNDKALEPGNADDVLTIVIYNSPDEYQLNRQLYGYETNNGGIYIEETGTFFTYERTPEQSIYSLEELFRHEFTHYLQGRYEVPGLFGRGDMYQNERLTWFQEGNAEFFAGSTRTNNVVPRKSIISGLSSDPASRYTAERTLFAKYGSWDFYNYSFALQSYLYTHQFETFDKIQDLIRANDVKNYDAYRENLSKDSKLNKEYQEYMQQLINNQDKYTVPEVADDYLAEHAPKSLTEVKKEISETLSMKDAKMTKHESQFFNTFTLEGTFTGSVTKGESEDWNAMGKRVNEALEQLAQKEWSGYKTVTAYFVNYRVNSSNEFEYDVVFHGIAKDDGENKAPTVHINGPYNGLVKEGIQFKSDGSNDEDGKIVSYSWEFGDGRTSTEVNPVHAYEKEGTYKVVLRVKDDKGKESRSETTVTIKDGSLTESEPNNRKEEANRIGLNTTIKGSLIGGDHTDVYTFNVASAKDIDISVLNEYGIGMTWVLHHESDMQNYAAYGQANGNHIEAKLNAKPGKYYLYVYKYDNGDGTYSLSLK; encoded by the coding sequence ATGAACAAGAAATCAAAAATTAATAAAATGATGCTTAGTATTAGTACAATGGCGCTATCGTTAGGGGCAATTCAAACGAATGTATCAGCAGAAGAAAAGGTGCCATATAATGTATTGCATTCGAAACCAGTTGGAATTGAAAAACCAGTAGATGAGATCGGACACGTTTCTAAAGCCGAAGAAACATTATCATTTCAAGAACGTTTAAAAGTAGGAGATTTTTCACAGCGACCAGCATCTATTACGAGGAACTTGGCAGTAAAGCAAGCTAAAGACAGCTATTCAATGGCTGATTTAAACAAAATGAATGATCAAGAGTTAGTTGAAACGTTAGGCAGTATTAAGTGGCATCAAATTACAGACTTATTCCAGTTTAATGAAGATGCAAAAGCCTTTTATAAAGATAACGGAAAAATGCAAGTCATTATAGATGAATTAGCTCATAGAGGTAGTACATTTACGAAAGATGATTCAAAAGGAATTCAAACGTTTACTGAAGTGTTACGTTCAGCTTTTTATCTTGCATTTTATAATAATGAATTAAGCGCTTTAAATGAAAGAAGCTTCCAGGACAAATGCTTACCGGCTTTAAAAGCAATCGCAAAAAATCCAAACTTTAAGCTTGGAACAAATGAGCAAGATACAGTAGTATCTGCATACGGTAAATTAATTAGTAATGCATCAAGTGATGTTGAAACAGTGCAATACGCATCGAATATTTTAAAACAATATAATGATAATTTTAATGCATATGTAGACGATCGTATGAAAGGACAAGCTGTATACGATATGATGCAAGGCATTGATTATGATATACAGTCTTACTTAAATGAGGCCCGTAAAGAAGCGAATGAAACGATGTGGTATGGAAAAGTAGATGGGTTTATTAATGAAATAAATCGTATTGCTCTTCTAAATGAAGTAACGTCAGAAAATAAATGGCTCGTTAATAATGGAATTTATTTTGCTAGCCGTTTAGGGAAGTTTCATAGCAATCCAAATAAAGGACTAGAGGTTGTTACACAAGCGATGCATATGTATCCGCGTTTAAGTGAACCGTATTTTGTTGCGGTAGAACAAATTACAACAAATTATAATGGGAAAGATTATAGCGGGAATACGGTAGATTTAGAGAAAATACGTAAAGAAGGAAAAGAGCAATACTTACCAAAAACGTATACATTCGACGATGGATCAATTGTGTTCAAAACAGGAGATAAAGTATCAGAAGAAAAAATTAAGAGACTATATTGGGCTGCGAAGGAAGTAAAGGCACAGTATCATCGTGTAATTGGAAATGACAAAGCGTTAGAGCCAGGAAATGCGGATGATGTATTAACGATTGTAATTTATAATAGTCCAGATGAATATCAGTTAAATAGACAATTGTATGGATATGAAACAAACAATGGTGGAATTTATATTGAAGAGACAGGTACATTCTTTACATATGAGCGTACACCAGAGCAAAGTATTTATAGTTTAGAAGAGTTATTCCGTCATGAATTTACTCATTACCTGCAAGGAAGATATGAAGTACCAGGTCTATTTGGAAGAGGAGATATGTATCAAAATGAAAGGTTAACTTGGTTCCAAGAAGGAAATGCAGAGTTTTTCGCAGGATCTACTCGTACGAATAACGTTGTACCAAGAAAGAGCATCATTAGCGGATTATCATCTGATCCTGCAAGCCGTTATACAGCAGAGCGCACACTATTTGCTAAATATGGTTCTTGGGATTTCTATAACTACTCGTTCGCATTGCAGTCTTACTTATATACGCATCAGTTTGAAACATTTGATAAAATTCAAGATTTAATTCGTGCGAATGACGTGAAAAATTATGATGCATATCGTGAAAACCTAAGTAAAGATTCTAAGCTAAATAAAGAGTATCAAGAGTATATGCAGCAGTTAATTAATAATCAAGATAAGTACACTGTACCGGAAGTAGCAGATGATTATTTAGCTGAACATGCACCAAAGTCGTTAACAGAAGTGAAGAAAGAAATTAGTGAGACGTTGTCTATGAAAGATGCAAAAATGACAAAACACGAGTCTCAATTCTTTAATACATTTACATTAGAAGGTACGTTTACAGGTAGTGTAACAAAAGGTGAATCAGAAGACTGGAATGCAATGGGTAAAAGAGTAAATGAAGCTTTAGAACAATTGGCGCAAAAAGAATGGAGCGGCTACAAAACGGTTACAGCATATTTCGTCAATTACCGTGTGAATAGTTCCAATGAATTTGAATATGACGTAGTCTTCCATGGTATCGCAAAAGATGACGGAGAAAATAAAGCTCCGACAGTTCATATAAACGGTCCTTATAATGGGCTTGTAAAAGAAGGAATTCAATTCAAAAGTGATGGATCAAACGACGAAGATGGAAAAATCGTTTCTTATTCATGGGAGTTTGGAGACGGAAGAACAAGTACAGAAGTTAATCCAGTACATGCATATGAAAAAGAAGGAACTTATAAAGTAGTGTTAAGAGTAAAAGATGATAAAGGAAAAGAGAGTAGAAGTGAAACAACTGTTACGATTAAAGATGGAAGTTTAACAGAATCTGAACCAAATAATCGTAAAGAGGAAGCAAATCGTATCGGACTAAACACTACTATAAAAGGTAGCCTTATCGGCGGGGATCACACCGATGTTTATACATTTAATGTAGCATCAGCGAAAGATATCGATATTTCTGTTTTAAATGAGTATGGAATTGGGATGACGTGGGTACTTCACCATGAATCAGATATGCAAAATTATGCTGCTTACGGTCAAGCTAATGGAAATCATATAGAAGCAAAATTAAATGCAAAACCAGGTAAGTATTACTTGTATGTATATAAATATGATAATGGCGATGGAACGTACTCATTATCACTAAAATAA